The Saccharothrix variisporea genome has a segment encoding these proteins:
- a CDS encoding DUF350 domain-containing protein: protein MISELALDPGFGAEIGRDVGAIALYAIVGLVLMVFGFYAIDWTTPGKLSTLVRTGAPNAVIVTAAGLLSMALIVVVAIYSSAGKLAEGLLSALVYGLVGIVVQVLAVRLLEWVTRLDVGSLIESDRFAPASVVVASAHFALGLVVAVAIS, encoded by the coding sequence GTGATCAGCGAACTCGCGTTGGACCCGGGCTTCGGTGCGGAGATCGGCCGGGACGTCGGCGCGATCGCCCTGTACGCGATCGTCGGCCTGGTGCTCATGGTCTTCGGCTTCTACGCCATCGACTGGACGACCCCCGGCAAGCTGTCGACCCTGGTCCGCACGGGCGCCCCGAACGCGGTCATCGTGACGGCGGCGGGCCTGCTCAGCATGGCGCTGATCGTCGTGGTGGCGATCTACAGCTCCGCCGGCAAGCTCGCCGAAGGCCTGCTGTCCGCGCTGGTCTACGGCCTGGTGGGCATCGTCGTGCAGGTGCTCGCGGTGCGCCTGCTGGAGTGGGTGACCCGCCTGGACGTCGGCTCGCTGATCGAGTCCGACCGCTTCGCGCCCGCCAGCGTGGTCGTGGCCAGCGCCCACTTCGCGCTGGGCCTGGTCGTGGCGGTCGCCATCTCGTAG
- a CDS encoding histidine phosphatase family protein, with translation MKLILVRHGETASNLKMALDSLPPGPPLTDAGVAQAAALGEALATEPVSAVYASTAVRAQQTAAPVAAAHGLDVEVVDGVQEIFCGDLEGRHDREAFDEFIAAAHRWAAGDLDATIPGGESGRQVIDRFLAAVDKVCARHAPDDTVVLVSHGGAIRLAALAMARNVQPALLEAGLLPNTGQVVLEDTGDGWRCTSWTGVDLVD, from the coding sequence GTGAAGCTGATCCTGGTGCGGCACGGCGAGACGGCGTCGAACCTGAAGATGGCGCTGGACTCCCTGCCACCCGGCCCTCCGCTGACCGACGCGGGCGTGGCGCAGGCGGCGGCGCTGGGCGAGGCGCTGGCGACCGAGCCGGTGTCGGCCGTGTACGCGAGCACGGCCGTGCGGGCGCAGCAGACCGCGGCCCCGGTGGCCGCCGCGCACGGCCTGGACGTCGAGGTGGTCGACGGCGTGCAGGAGATCTTCTGCGGCGACCTGGAGGGCCGGCACGACCGGGAGGCGTTCGACGAGTTCATCGCCGCGGCGCACCGGTGGGCGGCGGGCGACCTGGACGCGACGATCCCCGGCGGCGAGTCGGGTCGGCAGGTGATCGACCGGTTCCTGGCGGCCGTGGACAAGGTGTGCGCGCGGCACGCCCCCGACGACACGGTCGTGCTGGTCAGCCACGGCGGGGCGATCCGGCTCGCGGCCCTGGCGATGGCCCGCAACGTCCAGCCGGCGCTGCTGGAGGCAGGCCTGCTGCCCAACACCGGCCAGGTCGTGCTGGAGGACACCGGCGACGGCTGGCGCTGCACGTCGTGGACCGGGGTGGACCTGGTCGACTAG
- a CDS encoding septum formation family protein, with amino-acid sequence MSARWFRRGDHLVMLGAFVGALGLLALSTFTSWPVAGGPVGGASEAVNPVYTSQAGDCLNWTRATLSDVAKVDCSAQHMFEVTGVADIGSAYGPQAPFPTDEQWQKISEEHCAKTSLDYLGGRFDPFGKYTVGPLNPGERLWAEGRRTLRCGLQVAGPAGGLLPAYGSAKTQDQSDVYDPGVCLGITDARGVGDPVECAKPHAFEIVGVVTLPAGDFPPVERQDEVLSGECARIAAEYSGGLDFKARGLVVTWDTRAPESWAAGSHRANCKVGAATDGTGLNPWDGSVRNPNAPPLTTSNPPQTTAVQQDEPTGKPLHSQSNSSPASPPPSSSGATTTTTTTSETKPSR; translated from the coding sequence ATGAGCGCTCGCTGGTTTCGTCGAGGTGACCACCTGGTCATGCTCGGCGCGTTCGTCGGTGCGCTCGGACTGCTCGCCCTGAGCACCTTCACGTCGTGGCCGGTCGCGGGTGGACCGGTCGGCGGGGCCAGCGAGGCCGTCAACCCGGTGTACACCTCCCAGGCGGGCGACTGCCTGAACTGGACCCGCGCCACGCTCTCCGACGTGGCCAAGGTCGACTGCTCGGCGCAGCACATGTTCGAGGTCACCGGCGTGGCCGACATCGGGTCGGCGTACGGGCCGCAGGCGCCGTTCCCGACCGACGAGCAGTGGCAGAAGATCAGCGAGGAGCACTGCGCCAAGACGTCCCTGGACTACCTCGGCGGCCGGTTCGACCCGTTCGGCAAGTACACCGTCGGCCCGCTCAACCCCGGTGAGCGGCTGTGGGCCGAGGGCCGGCGGACGCTGCGCTGCGGGCTCCAGGTCGCGGGACCGGCCGGTGGCCTGCTGCCCGCGTACGGCTCGGCGAAGACCCAGGACCAGTCCGACGTCTACGACCCGGGCGTGTGCCTGGGCATCACCGACGCGCGCGGCGTGGGCGACCCGGTCGAGTGCGCCAAGCCGCACGCGTTCGAGATCGTCGGCGTGGTGACGCTGCCCGCGGGCGACTTCCCGCCGGTCGAGCGGCAGGACGAGGTGCTGTCCGGCGAGTGCGCGCGGATCGCCGCCGAGTACTCCGGCGGCCTGGACTTCAAGGCGCGCGGCCTGGTCGTCACCTGGGACACGCGCGCGCCGGAGAGCTGGGCGGCGGGCTCCCACCGCGCGAACTGCAAGGTCGGCGCGGCCACCGACGGCACCGGCCTCAACCCGTGGGACGGCAGCGTCCGCAACCCCAACGCACCACCGTTGACCACGTCGAACCCGCCGCAGACGACGGCGGTGCAGCAGGACGAGCCGACCGGCAAGCCGCTGCACTCGCAGTCCAACAGCAGCCCGGCGTCGCCGCCGCCGTCGTCGTCGGGCGCCACGACGACGACCACCACCACGTCCGAGACCAAACCGTCGAGGTGA
- a CDS encoding GAF domain-containing sensor histidine kinase translates to MDPALVLAASTEITSAALAGDDPDAVLPLVVRRAAELAEADLGLAMATGDDGSLTVEASSGDVDPVGIVLSHRSSAARAARTGVAVVADDFTTDPRTAPFVPQSLRGYGPFAVAPFGTRERKIGALAVYRRKGAPPFSTDTVDVLTAFAAQAGLAVVLAEGSTARQRIAVYQERERIARDLHDVIIQRLYATGVQLELLNRRLKLDGREAKRLADCVDQLDQTMAEVRATVRALRSADPGKPGDADLRASVLAEARTAGELLGFEPEVRVDGDLTDVPAALADHARAALREALSNVVRHSGAGRVEITLVRDPSTLELRVSDDGCGIPRGVARRGLRHLEERALAAGGGCEVTSSPRTGTTITWHVPL, encoded by the coding sequence GTGGACCCCGCCCTGGTGCTCGCCGCGTCGACCGAGATCACCTCCGCCGCCCTCGCCGGCGACGACCCGGACGCCGTGCTGCCGCTCGTCGTGCGCCGCGCCGCCGAGCTGGCCGAGGCGGACCTGGGCCTGGCCATGGCCACCGGGGACGACGGGAGCCTCACCGTGGAGGCGTCCTCCGGCGACGTCGACCCGGTCGGCATCGTGCTGTCCCACCGCTCGTCCGCCGCACGTGCCGCGCGGACCGGCGTGGCCGTGGTCGCCGACGACTTCACCACCGACCCCCGCACGGCACCGTTCGTGCCGCAGTCGCTGCGCGGGTACGGGCCGTTCGCCGTGGCGCCGTTCGGGACGCGGGAACGCAAGATCGGCGCTCTGGCCGTGTACCGCCGCAAGGGCGCGCCGCCGTTCAGCACCGACACCGTCGACGTGCTGACCGCCTTCGCCGCCCAAGCCGGGCTCGCGGTCGTGCTGGCCGAGGGTTCGACGGCCCGGCAGCGGATCGCGGTGTACCAGGAGCGCGAACGCATCGCGCGCGACCTGCACGACGTGATCATCCAGCGCCTGTACGCGACCGGCGTCCAACTCGAACTGCTCAACCGCCGCCTGAAGCTGGACGGGCGGGAGGCCAAGCGCCTGGCCGACTGCGTGGACCAGCTCGACCAGACCATGGCCGAGGTCCGCGCCACCGTCCGCGCGTTGCGCAGCGCCGACCCCGGCAAGCCCGGCGACGCCGACCTGCGCGCTTCGGTGCTGGCCGAGGCGAGGACCGCGGGCGAGCTGCTGGGCTTCGAGCCGGAGGTGCGGGTGGACGGGGACCTGACCGACGTGCCCGCGGCGTTGGCCGACCACGCCCGCGCGGCCCTGCGCGAGGCCTTGTCCAACGTGGTGCGCCACTCGGGCGCCGGCCGGGTGGAGATCACCCTGGTCCGAGACCCCTCGACCCTCGAACTGCGGGTGTCCGACGACGGGTGCGGCATCCCGCGCGGCGTGGCCCGGCGCGGTCTGCGGCACCTGGAGGAGCGGGCGTTGGCGGCGGGCGGCGGCTGCGAGGTCACCTCGTCCCCCCGCACCGGCACCACCATCACCTGGCACGTGCCGCTCTAG
- a CDS encoding metallopeptidase family protein → MPAEMTRQRFEELVGDALDLLPPEFATAMNNVVVLVEDRHPEVPSLLGLYTGIALTRRTTDYGGVLPDRITIYREAILDICATEEDVVEEVAVTVIHEIAHHFGIDDDKLHELGWG, encoded by the coding sequence GTGCCCGCGGAGATGACCCGGCAGCGGTTCGAGGAGCTGGTGGGCGACGCCCTGGACCTGCTGCCGCCGGAGTTCGCGACGGCGATGAACAACGTGGTCGTCCTGGTCGAGGACCGCCACCCGGAGGTGCCGTCGCTGCTGGGCCTCTACACCGGCATCGCGCTGACCCGGCGCACCACCGACTACGGCGGCGTGCTGCCGGACCGGATCACGATCTACCGCGAGGCGATCCTCGACATCTGCGCCACCGAGGAGGACGTGGTGGAGGAGGTGGCGGTCACCGTGATCCACGAGATCGCCCACCACTTCGGCATCGACGACGACAAGCTGCACGAGCTGGGCTGGGGCTGA
- a CDS encoding response regulator, whose protein sequence is MPVRVLLVDDHEIVRRGLRELLDDEDDITVVAEAGGVDEAAVLASSVRPDVALVDMRLPDGTGVDLCRRLRGLDVRCLVLTAFDDEEALVGAIMAGASGYLLKQVRGQDLVDAVREVAAGRSLLDPQTTARVLDRMRRPPEVDVLDALTEQERRVLELIGEGMTNRQIAERLFLAEKTVKNYVTSVLQKLGMERRTQVAAWVARRSR, encoded by the coding sequence GTGCCCGTGCGCGTGTTGCTGGTCGACGACCACGAGATCGTCCGCAGGGGTCTGCGCGAACTGCTCGACGACGAGGACGACATCACCGTCGTGGCCGAGGCGGGCGGGGTCGACGAGGCCGCCGTGCTCGCGTCCTCCGTGCGCCCGGACGTGGCGCTGGTCGACATGCGCCTGCCGGACGGGACGGGCGTGGACCTGTGCCGCCGCCTGCGGGGGTTGGACGTCCGCTGCCTGGTCCTGACCGCGTTCGACGACGAGGAGGCCCTGGTCGGCGCGATCATGGCCGGCGCCTCGGGCTACCTGTTGAAGCAGGTCCGCGGCCAGGACCTGGTCGACGCCGTCCGCGAGGTGGCGGCGGGCAGGTCGCTCCTGGACCCCCAGACCACGGCCCGCGTCCTGGACCGCATGCGCCGGCCACCCGAGGTGGACGTGCTGGACGCGCTGACCGAGCAGGAGCGGCGGGTGCTGGAGCTGATCGGCGAGGGGATGACGAACCGCCAGATCGCGGAGCGGCTGTTCCTGGCGGAGAAGACGGTGAAGAACTACGTCACGTCGGTGCTGCAGAAACTGGGCATGGAACGCCGGACCCAGGTCGCGGCCTGGGTGGCCCGCCGCTCCCGCTGA
- a CDS encoding macro domain-containing protein has product MLAAVSADTEGEINAPVAVPRLVLCAVDEPLATAWLGVADGRTGVEVHRGSVLDIVAEAVVSPANSSGWMRFGMDAVYARAFPQVEANVRSAVLGLHGGELPVGEALVVPTGEPQPEWLISAPTMRTAGEHLPGDTVHPYLAARAVLRLWRDGRLDDGRPVRSAVRTIAMPGLGTGVGGVAPETCARQVAAAWDEVFSSLPRR; this is encoded by the coding sequence ATGCTTGCGGCTGTGTCCGCCGATACGGAGGGTGAGATCAACGCTCCGGTAGCTGTTCCCCGTCTGGTGCTGTGCGCTGTCGACGAACCTCTCGCGACGGCGTGGCTGGGTGTCGCCGACGGCCGCACCGGTGTCGAGGTGCACCGCGGTTCGGTGCTCGACATCGTGGCCGAGGCCGTGGTGAGCCCCGCGAACTCCTCGGGCTGGATGCGCTTCGGCATGGACGCCGTGTACGCGCGGGCCTTCCCCCAGGTCGAGGCCAACGTGCGCAGCGCCGTGCTCGGCCTGCACGGCGGTGAGCTGCCGGTGGGCGAGGCGCTGGTGGTGCCGACCGGCGAGCCGCAGCCGGAGTGGCTGATCAGCGCGCCGACCATGCGCACCGCCGGCGAGCACCTGCCCGGCGACACCGTGCACCCGTACCTGGCGGCGCGGGCCGTGCTGCGCCTGTGGCGGGACGGCCGCCTCGACGACGGCCGTCCGGTGCGGTCGGCGGTGCGGACCATCGCCATGCCGGGCCTGGGCACCGGCGTCGGCGGGGTGGCGCCGGAGACGTGCGCGCGCCAGGTGGCGGCGGCGTGGGACGAGGTCTTCAGCTCGCTCCCCCGGCGCTGA
- a CDS encoding GNAT family N-acetyltransferase has product MLVRAIEEADRIVVGRLVLELWGAHTAVAHGQVFFPASLPGFLVEQQDQVVGLLTYATAENLLEIVTVDALRRGRGVGSSLVEAAVQRARQLGCSRVRLTTTNDNLDALRFYQRRGFRLTALRPDAVRESRRLKPEIPSVGDYGIPITDELDLERWVAPR; this is encoded by the coding sequence ATGCTGGTACGCGCGATCGAGGAAGCCGACCGGATCGTCGTCGGTCGGCTGGTGCTGGAGCTGTGGGGGGCGCACACCGCGGTGGCCCACGGCCAGGTGTTCTTCCCCGCCAGTCTGCCGGGGTTCCTGGTGGAGCAGCAGGACCAGGTGGTCGGCCTGCTGACCTACGCCACCGCCGAGAACCTGCTGGAGATCGTCACCGTCGACGCGCTGCGAAGAGGCCGGGGCGTGGGCAGCTCGCTGGTCGAGGCGGCCGTGCAGCGGGCGCGGCAGCTCGGGTGCTCCCGCGTCCGCTTGACCACCACCAACGACAACCTCGACGCGTTGCGGTTCTACCAGCGGCGCGGGTTCCGGCTCACCGCGCTGCGGCCCGACGCGGTGCGCGAGTCACGGCGGCTCAAACCGGAGATCCCCTCCGTGGGGGACTACGGCATCCCCATCACCGATGAGCTGGACCTGGAGCGATGGGTCGCGCCCCGGTAG
- a CDS encoding glutathionylspermidine synthase family protein encodes MRRETSAPRPNWQRTVSEQGLVFGAPARAADGSPRPYWDESAHYVFEMSDVLSLEADVELLHSMCLEAVDNVVLTERYRDFGIPEWTWPAIAESWKRRDPHVYGRFDLRYDGRGPAKLLEYNADTPTSLLEASVVQWNWKTDVHPDDDQWNSIHEKLVERWAEIGAKLPSNEVHFTWSGADPSGEDHVTVAYLQETAAEAGMNTVGLAIEEIGWDSLLHRFVDLEEAPMNTVVKLYPWEWVVDEQFGRYAVESLPGTLWIEPLWKMLLSNKALLAVLWEMYPGHPNLLPAFLDEPSVLTEYVRKPRLGREGANIQIVAPGYETMTGGVYGKEGFVYQAFDPLPEFDGYRPALGAWVVGDTAAGLGIRETVGLVTDDGAAFVPHRIVE; translated from the coding sequence TTGCGTCGGGAGACCTCCGCGCCCCGGCCGAACTGGCAGCGCACCGTGTCCGAGCAGGGGCTGGTGTTCGGCGCGCCCGCCCGCGCGGCAGACGGCAGCCCACGCCCGTACTGGGACGAGTCGGCGCACTACGTGTTCGAGATGAGCGACGTCCTGTCCCTGGAGGCGGACGTCGAGCTGCTGCACAGCATGTGCCTCGAAGCCGTGGACAACGTCGTGCTCACCGAGCGGTACCGCGACTTCGGCATCCCCGAGTGGACGTGGCCCGCGATCGCCGAGTCGTGGAAGCGCCGCGACCCGCACGTCTACGGCCGGTTCGACCTGCGCTACGACGGCCGCGGTCCGGCGAAGCTGCTGGAGTACAACGCCGACACCCCCACGTCCCTGCTGGAGGCCTCGGTCGTCCAGTGGAACTGGAAGACCGACGTCCACCCCGACGACGACCAGTGGAACTCCATCCACGAGAAGCTGGTCGAGCGGTGGGCCGAGATCGGGGCGAAGCTGCCGTCCAACGAGGTGCACTTCACCTGGTCCGGGGCCGACCCGTCGGGCGAGGACCACGTCACCGTGGCCTACCTGCAGGAGACCGCCGCCGAGGCGGGCATGAACACCGTCGGCCTGGCCATCGAGGAGATCGGCTGGGACTCGCTGCTGCACCGGTTCGTGGACCTCGAAGAGGCGCCCATGAACACGGTCGTGAAGCTCTACCCGTGGGAGTGGGTGGTCGACGAGCAGTTCGGCCGCTACGCGGTGGAGAGCCTGCCCGGCACCCTGTGGATCGAGCCGCTGTGGAAGATGCTGCTCTCCAACAAGGCGCTGCTCGCGGTGCTGTGGGAGATGTACCCGGGCCACCCGAACCTGCTGCCCGCGTTCCTGGACGAACCGAGCGTGCTCACCGAGTACGTGCGCAAGCCCCGGCTGGGCCGGGAGGGCGCGAACATCCAGATCGTGGCGCCGGGCTACGAGACCATGACCGGCGGCGTGTACGGCAAGGAAGGGTTCGTCTACCAGGCGTTCGACCCGCTGCCCGAGTTCGACGGCTACCGCCCCGCGCTGGGCGCGTGGGTCGTCGGCGACACGGCGGCCGGGCTCGGCATCCGCGAGACGGTCGGCCTGGTGACCGACGATGGCGCGGCGTTCGTCCCGCATCGGATTGTCGAATGA
- the pheA gene encoding prephenate dehydratase: MLAYFGPQGTFTEQAALGLGASPDELVPYDTVPAALAATRRGDAEAACVPVENSVEGAVPATMDALTEGEPLVAVAETVLDVRFSVLVRPGGGEVKTVASHPHALAQVRHWLAEHLPAADVVATTSTAAAARAVLAGEFDAAVSAPVAVRHYPLEVLATDVADVRDAKTRFLLLRRPGPPPAPTGQDRTSVVVTATDRVGALSELLTELALRRINLTRIESRPTKGRLGEYRFYIDFDGHVAEPRVGDALAALRRHCPDTRFLGSYPKAEPGGAPVGDEEFVAAAEWVAAVREGRGA, translated from the coding sequence GTGCTCGCCTACTTCGGACCGCAGGGGACGTTCACCGAGCAGGCCGCGCTCGGCCTGGGCGCCTCCCCCGACGAGCTGGTCCCGTACGACACCGTGCCCGCCGCCCTGGCCGCGACCCGCCGGGGCGACGCCGAGGCCGCGTGCGTGCCGGTGGAGAACTCCGTCGAGGGCGCGGTCCCGGCCACCATGGACGCCCTGACCGAGGGCGAGCCGCTGGTGGCCGTCGCGGAGACCGTGCTGGACGTGCGGTTCAGCGTGCTGGTGCGGCCCGGTGGCGGCGAGGTGAAGACGGTCGCGAGCCACCCGCACGCCCTGGCCCAGGTCCGGCACTGGCTGGCCGAGCACCTGCCCGCCGCCGACGTCGTGGCCACCACGTCCACCGCCGCCGCCGCGCGGGCCGTGCTGGCGGGCGAGTTCGACGCGGCGGTGAGCGCGCCGGTCGCCGTGCGGCACTACCCGCTGGAGGTGCTGGCCACCGACGTGGCCGACGTCCGCGACGCCAAGACCCGGTTCCTGCTGCTGCGCCGCCCCGGCCCGCCGCCCGCGCCGACCGGGCAGGACCGCACGTCCGTCGTGGTCACCGCGACCGACCGGGTGGGCGCGCTGTCCGAGCTGCTCACCGAGCTGGCGCTGCGCCGCATCAACCTGACCCGCATCGAGTCCCGCCCCACCAAGGGCCGGCTCGGCGAGTACCGCTTCTACATCGACTTCGACGGGCACGTCGCCGAGCCGCGCGTGGGCGACGCCCTCGCCGCGCTGCGCCGGCACTGCCCGGACACCCGGTTCCTCGGGTCCTACCCGAAGGCCGAACCGGGCGGCGCGCCCGTCGGGGACGAGGAGTTCGTGGCGGCGGCCGAGTGGGTCGCCGCCGTGCGGGAAGGGCGGGGGGCGTGA